The following coding sequences are from one Parabacteroides pacaensis window:
- a CDS encoding glycoside hydrolase family 88/105 protein yields MKAILTCLILAFLLIFPVYAQDEFGDNLVNFPSGFTPNEVGKKLGDHFIQGKHLLYGNKWIHYAEVCTWYGALKYAEVAKDEKLIQALKEKFDQLLRNESNYLPPMNHVDLNMFGSLPLEFYKVTGDKKYLDLGLPYADSQWAVPPKDAPLQERVYAREGYSWQTRLWIDDMYMITILQVQAYRTTGDKKYLDRAAHEMVYYLGELQRTNGLFFHAPDVPFYWGRGNGWVAAGMCELLKVLPEDHPNKNTILTSYKTMMETLKEYQNMNGVWNQLIDKVDCWPETSGSAMFAYAMITGVKYGWLDKEAYTPVARNAWMGLVPYIAEKGDVKEVCIGTGKKNDEQYYYDRPRVTGDYHGQAPYLWCAYALLEICE; encoded by the coding sequence ATGAAAGCAATACTAACCTGTCTTATTCTGGCATTTCTCCTTATTTTTCCTGTCTATGCCCAAGATGAGTTTGGCGATAATCTGGTTAATTTCCCTTCCGGCTTTACCCCTAATGAAGTAGGGAAAAAGCTAGGAGACCATTTTATACAAGGAAAACATCTTCTATATGGAAACAAGTGGATCCATTATGCGGAAGTATGCACTTGGTATGGCGCATTAAAATATGCAGAAGTAGCTAAAGACGAAAAATTAATCCAAGCGTTAAAAGAGAAATTCGATCAATTACTGCGTAACGAAAGTAACTATTTACCTCCCATGAACCACGTAGACCTGAATATGTTCGGATCGCTTCCTTTGGAATTTTATAAAGTCACGGGAGATAAGAAATACTTGGATTTAGGCTTGCCTTATGCCGATAGCCAATGGGCTGTTCCTCCGAAAGATGCTCCGCTTCAAGAAAGAGTATACGCTAGGGAAGGCTATTCGTGGCAAACCCGCTTATGGATAGACGATATGTATATGATTACGATTCTGCAAGTCCAAGCCTACCGGACTACAGGTGATAAGAAGTATCTCGACCGGGCAGCCCATGAAATGGTTTACTATTTAGGAGAGTTGCAAAGAACGAACGGCTTATTTTTCCATGCCCCGGATGTCCCTTTTTATTGGGGACGTGGAAACGGGTGGGTAGCAGCCGGTATGTGCGAATTACTCAAAGTATTGCCAGAGGATCATCCCAATAAAAACACCATTCTCACTTCCTATAAAACGATGATGGAGACATTGAAAGAATATCAGAATATGAATGGTGTATGGAACCAATTGATCGACAAAGTAGATTGCTGGCCGGAAACTTCCGGTTCGGCCATGTTCGCTTATGCGATGATAACAGGAGTGAAATACGGATGGCTGGATAAAGAAGCATATACTCCCGTTGCCAGGAATGCTTGGATGGGGTTAGTACCCTATATTGCCGAGAAAGGCGATGTAAAAGAAGTTTGTATTGGTACCGGAAAAAAGAACGACGAACAATATTATTATGACCGTCCCCGTGTAACCGGCGACTATCATGGGCAAGCTCCTTATTTATGGTGTGCTTATGCGTTACTGGAAATTTGCGAGTGA
- a CDS encoding NADPH-dependent FMN reductase has product MKQIAILSSSVRNGRLSHRVALYLKRFLEEYQLVKADILDLKEYNFPLFEERLVYQPTPSEKLLDFTEHLNRADGLIIVTPVYNASFPASLKNVIDLYFEEWKRRPVGVVSVTSGKVSGIATLQEVQVLLLKLGAWVVPKLSTVTNVGEEFTPDGNAVNKETAEKTLLPMVEELIWMIEKCSAR; this is encoded by the coding sequence ATGAAACAAATTGCCATCCTTTCTTCCAGTGTACGTAACGGTCGGTTAAGCCACCGGGTTGCTTTATATTTAAAAAGGTTTTTGGAAGAATATCAATTGGTGAAAGCGGATATATTAGACTTGAAAGAATATAATTTTCCTCTTTTTGAAGAGAGATTGGTATATCAACCAACTCCTTCGGAAAAATTATTAGACTTTACCGAGCATTTAAACCGGGCGGACGGACTTATTATTGTTACCCCTGTTTATAATGCCAGTTTTCCCGCTTCTCTAAAAAATGTGATCGACTTGTATTTTGAAGAATGGAAACGCCGTCCTGTCGGAGTTGTGTCAGTTACATCAGGAAAAGTGTCCGGTATTGCCACATTACAAGAAGTGCAAGTTTTATTATTGAAGTTAGGTGCTTGGGTAGTTCCTAAACTAAGTACAGTTACTAATGTAGGAGAAGAATTTACCCCCGATGGAAATGCCGTAAATAAAGAAACTGCGGAAAAAACGTTGCTGCCTATGGTGGAAGAACTTATTTGGATGATAGAAAAGTGTTCGGCACGATAA
- a CDS encoding occludin, with the protein MKKLILLFFIWILATAVSAQTENGTENKEDSLSIEKLKGLDKASVDLSFIRMPDFRTRYIPQFLPAPMLDYKKAFQINTKSSFTQISTPIFSPIFFGLGYNWGILSTPQSLQMGSFKLNNSLRINLYGDYNADGWKVNNPSALPWEKNNFRGAFEIKSDNGAFGFRIGVQRGTSYPY; encoded by the coding sequence ATGAAAAAGTTAATTCTACTTTTTTTTATATGGATATTGGCAACAGCCGTATCGGCACAAACAGAAAACGGGACTGAGAATAAAGAGGATTCTTTGTCAATAGAAAAGCTAAAAGGGCTGGATAAAGCATCTGTCGATCTTAGTTTCATACGTATGCCGGACTTTAGGACACGGTATATCCCGCAGTTTTTGCCGGCCCCTATGTTGGATTATAAAAAAGCATTTCAAATCAACACGAAATCAAGTTTTACTCAAATATCCACTCCTATTTTTTCTCCTATCTTTTTCGGATTAGGATATAATTGGGGGATCTTATCCACCCCTCAATCTTTGCAAATGGGGTCATTCAAGTTAAATAACAGCTTACGTATCAACCTATACGGTGATTATAATGCCGATGGATGGAAAGTCAACAATCCATCGGCTCTTCCTTGGGAAAAGAATAATTTCCGGGGTGCATTCGAAATAAAATCGGACAACGGAGCTTTCGGGTTTAGAATCGGAGTACAACGGGGTACATCTTATCCTTATTAA